In a single window of the Pseudorca crassidens isolate mPseCra1 chromosome 9, mPseCra1.hap1, whole genome shotgun sequence genome:
- the CDHR5 gene encoding cadherin-related family member 5 isoform X3 — MVTWALLLPLLVAVAQAQVCSVEKNSFEVSENTSPGQLLLNITVPEGQQVTLGPSPTRFAFRIQGTQLFLNVTPDYEENSMLEAVLECKRDDTVVTSLRVFVSVLDVNDNPPRFPFVVKVQRVPEDTKVNAVVIPETELKAQDLDKDDVLFYTLQEVTPGASGFFSLVGANRPELRLDRSLDFDRWPNMTFQLLVRVSRPLPPSSRTPTAPPEPLQPQAPRPDGRAAVLQDTREENVEPSHTATATLVLEVRPADLRAPWFLPCTYSDGFVCVEAQYHGAVPTGHTLSGPLILHPGPIYAVDGDRGIHQPIVYSIIRGNEDGSFSIDANTGNLTMTKSIPSPKTFLLLVKGEQADHARYSVTQVTVEAQAASGSPPRFPQSLYRGTVALGSGVGVAIKDAAAPSQALRIRAQDPEFPDLNSAITYRVTNNSNFRMDGEAMLTDASLVHAGVFYAEVEARNTVTSGTATTVVEVQVSEQEPAPTGPPPSPETAATTRASSGTTSEAPRPPEPSWGSSTTSSGGDSSPRPSSGTTLRPPASSMPGGPPSAGTSPSSPSASPSGGSAQTSKPGTSLPMSPGPSRTTQPTAGTPGTGGSSPPVGGGSDASRFSVVDMAALGGVLSALLLLALIALIVLVHKHYGHRLKCCCGKALEPQPQGFDNQAFLNNPDEASWAPAPSPSSSPVPPAPPEPAPPEPKPPSPETLRRVAESPTVALDGDGPAAVRSILTKERRPEGGYKAVWFGEDIGAEADVVVLNTPASEVDGAGDEGSEGSGDEGAEAGLRGGAQDAPRSDSVYL, encoded by the exons ATGGTGACTTGGGCCCTACTGCTTCCTCTGCTCGTGGCTGTGGCCCAGGCCCAGG TCTGCTCTGTGGAAAAGAACTCCTTCGAAGTCAGTGAGAACACGAGTCCCGGGCAGCTACTCCTCaacatcaccgtccctgagggcCAGCAGGTGACCCTCGGACCCTCGCCCACCCGCTTCGCATTTCGGATCCAGGGGACTCAGCTGTTTCTCAATGTGACCCCGGACTACGAG GAGAACTCAATGCTGGAAGCAGTCCTGGAGTGCAAGAGGGATGACACTGTG gtgaCCAGCCTGAGGGTGTTTGTGTCAGTGCTGGATGTCAACGACAACCCGCCCAGGTTCCCCTTTGTAGTCAAGGTCCAAAGGGTGCCAGAG GACACTAAAGTGAATGCCGTCGTCATCCCCGAGACAGAGCTGAAGGCCCAGGACCTCGACAAAGATGACGTCCTGTTCTACACCCTCCAGGAAGTGACCCCG GGTGCCAGCGGCTTCTTCTCTTTGGTGGGTGCGAACCGCCCAGAGCTGCGGCTGGACCGGTCACTGGACTTCGACAGGTGGCCGAACATGACCTTCCAACTGCTGGTCCGGGTGAGCAGGCCACTCCCGCCCTCATCCCGGACGCCCACGGCCCCACCCGAGCCGCTCCAGCCACAGGCCCCCAGGCCTGACGGCAGGGCTGCGGTGCTGCAGGACACGCGAGAGGAGAACGTGGAGCCCAGCCACACGGCCACAGCCACCTTGGTCCTGGAGGTGCGGCCCGCCGACCTGCGGGCCCCCTGGTTCCTGCCCTGCACATACTCTGACGGTTTTGTCTGCGTCGAAGCCCAATACCACGGGGCTGTGCCCACAGGCCACACACTG TCAGGACCCCTCATCCTGCATCCTGGGCCCATCTATGCCGTGGACGGGGACCGGGGCATCCATCAGCCCATTGTGTACAGCATCATCAGGG GAAACGAGGATGGCTCGTTCTCCATTGATGCCAACACAGGCAACCTCACCATGACCAAGAGCATCCCCAGCCCCAAGACCTTCCTTCTGCTGGTCAAG GGCGAGCAGGCGGATCACGCCAGGTACTCGGTGACCCAGGTCACGGTGGAGGCCCAGGCCGCCAGCGGGAGCCCGCCCCGCTTCCCCCAGAGCCTGTACCGCGGCACCGTGGCGCTCGGCTCTGGGGTAGGCGTGGCCATCAAGGATGCAGCTGCCCCCTCCCAGGCTCTGAGGATCCGGGCCCAGGATCCTGAGTTCCCA GACCTCAACTCGGCCATCACGTATCGGGTCACCAACAACTCTAACTTCCGGATGGACGGGGAGGCCATGCTGACTGACGCTTCGCTGGTGCACGCCGGGGTCTTCTACGCAGAG GTTGAGGCCAGGAACACGGTGACCTCAGGCACAGCGACCACGGTCGTGGAGGTTCAAGTCTCAGAACAGGAACCCGCCCCCACAG GCCCCCCCCCGTCCCCAGAGACAGCAGCAACAACCAGAGCCTCCAGCGGCACCACGTCGGAAGCCCCTCGGCCCCCTGAGCCCTCTTGGGGGTCCTCCACGACCAGCTCTGGGGGCGACAGCAGCCCGCGCCCCTCCTCAGGCACAACTCTGAGGCCTCCGGCCTCCTCCATGCCTGGGGGGCCCCCCAGTGCGGGAACCAGCCCCTCCTCGCCATCAGCCTCACCCAGTGGGGGCTCAGCACAGACCTCAAAGCCAGGAACCTCTCTGCCAATGTCCCCTGGACCCAGCAGGACCACCCAGCCTACAG CAGGGACGCCTGGGACCGGAGGAAGCAGCCCGCCAGTGGGTGGCGGGTCAGACGCAAGCCGCTTCTCGGTGGTGGATATGGCGGCGCTGGGCGGGGTGCTGAGCGCGCTGCTCCTTCTGGCTCTCATCGCCCTCATAGTCCTCGTCCACAAGCACTACGGCCACCGACTCAAGTGCTGCTGTGGCAAAGCGCTG GAGCCCCAGCCCCAAGGCTTTGACAACCAGGCCTTCCTCAACAACCCCGACGAGGCCAGCTGGGCGCCGGCTCCTAGCCCCTCATCCAGTCCCGTCCCGCCGGCTCCCCCAGAGCCTGCACCCCCAGAACCCAAGCCCCCCAGCCCGGAGACCCTCCGCCGAGTCGCCGAGTCCCCTACGGTGGCCCTGGATGGGGACGGCCCGGCCGCTGTGAGGTCCATCCTGACCAAGGAGCGGCGGCCTGAGGGTGGCTACAAGGCGGTGTGGTTCGGCGAGGACATCGGGGCCGAGGCCGACGTGGTGGTCCTCAACACGCCTGCCTCGGAAGTGGACGGTGCTGGCGACGAGGGCAGCGAGGGCAGCGGCGACGAGGGCGCAGAGGCGGGCCTGCGCGGGGGTGCCCAGGACGCGCCTCGCTCCGACTCCGTCTACCTCTAG